In the genome of Shewanella glacialimarina, one region contains:
- a CDS encoding VF530 family protein, whose product MIELQQNNPLHGLKLETMVTELVDFYDWKILYAALRLECFHTNPSMEAAVKFLKKTEWARERVENFYLYRFKRMPKGSAAQFELKPRERGFFDGIMPRKPQELTVELVAEMRDKATSDYQEMKRNNSRPQYGKDKPKTQDAYAQNKRTSSNRPAPSQDPKNPWGN is encoded by the coding sequence ATGATTGAATTACAACAGAATAACCCACTACATGGTTTAAAATTAGAAACCATGGTGACAGAGCTAGTCGACTTTTACGATTGGAAAATCCTATACGCAGCACTGCGTTTAGAGTGTTTTCATACCAACCCAAGTATGGAAGCCGCTGTGAAGTTTTTAAAAAAGACTGAATGGGCTAGGGAACGCGTAGAAAACTTTTACCTTTATCGTTTTAAGCGTATGCCCAAAGGTAGTGCGGCGCAGTTTGAGTTAAAACCTCGGGAACGCGGATTTTTTGATGGCATTATGCCGCGTAAGCCTCAAGAGCTAACCGTGGAGTTAGTTGCTGAGATGCGTGACAAAGCGACATCAGATTATCAAGAGATGAAGCGTAATAATAGCCGCCCTCAATATGGTAAAGATAAGCCAAAAACTCAAGATGCCTATGCGCAAAATAAACGCACTAGTAGCAATCGACCTGCGCCATCGCAAGACCCTAAAAATCCCTGGGGTAATTAG
- a CDS encoding protein-disulfide isomerase, whose product MTTELYFIYDSHCPWSYAATPLVNALQAAYPEMIVHLLHSAHYIGQDSAGEEQMEAAARISGLKFGRDHIRYVNSPKNSVKTANLMGWVQSKQASKQLDVLNAIQRAHFIEGNPLDNKHDFNAIVEKFKLSPSNKVFKDELSIEAEHVLEGIEEIQQVIGTAGFPVMVMTVNDNAIFIDHSQYLSSPHAVVAAVEKEIAAIK is encoded by the coding sequence ATGACCACCGAGCTTTATTTTATCTACGACTCACACTGCCCTTGGAGCTATGCCGCAACACCTTTGGTAAATGCATTGCAAGCAGCCTACCCTGAAATGATTGTTCACTTATTACACAGTGCGCATTACATAGGCCAAGACAGTGCTGGCGAAGAACAGATGGAAGCCGCTGCACGGATCAGTGGACTTAAGTTTGGCAGAGATCATATTCGCTATGTAAATAGCCCTAAGAACTCAGTGAAAACCGCAAACCTAATGGGATGGGTACAAAGCAAACAAGCCAGCAAACAATTAGATGTGTTAAATGCTATACAAAGGGCACACTTCATTGAAGGCAACCCGTTAGATAACAAACACGATTTCAATGCCATTGTCGAAAAGTTTAAACTATCGCCATCAAATAAAGTGTTTAAAGATGAGCTGAGTATAGAGGCAGAACACGTGCTAGAAGGTATTGAAGAAATTCAACAAGTCATCGGTACTGCAGGCTTCCCTGTTATGGTAATGACCGTCAATGACAACGCTATTTTTATCGACCACTCACAATATCTAAGCAGTCCTCACGCTGTAGTTGCTGCGGTTGAGAAAGAAATCGCTGCAATTAAATAA
- a CDS encoding sensor histidine kinase: MQVSKKNSILISLFLAFLYVLPASNEWLQMGRPNNTLFIYSTPIWLTFFYLGPFWIYYFLQNLPAISQRHIAFRAMLFCLIMWAGANIVAELHLSLFAHFTFPLFERFYAALLWGVFLFTLWETYSLSLRYAHEKDLREQAQLQNLTNQLNPHFLFNSLNTISALMATDTQKADTILHSFSDILRASLDIKTPLIPLNQEIETCKKYLSLEQARFGDKIIVDWQITATLDAINIPPLLLQPIFENAIKHNKGSKLEIKVEIHPSPKGCEISIRDNGKGFSQKVLDGQRNGHGLSLIEKRLALHQLGELKIKNDNGASYQIALEAKC; the protein is encoded by the coding sequence ATGCAGGTAAGCAAAAAAAATTCTATTTTGATCAGCCTATTTTTAGCATTTTTATATGTGTTGCCAGCGAGTAACGAATGGCTACAAATGGGACGACCGAATAATACCCTGTTCATATACAGCACACCTATTTGGCTTACTTTTTTCTATCTCGGACCTTTCTGGATATATTACTTTCTACAGAATTTACCCGCGATAAGCCAAAGGCATATTGCATTTAGAGCTATGTTGTTTTGCCTGATTATGTGGGCTGGTGCCAATATTGTTGCCGAGCTTCACCTGTCATTGTTTGCCCATTTTACATTCCCTCTTTTTGAACGATTTTATGCTGCGTTACTGTGGGGCGTTTTCTTGTTTACGCTATGGGAAACATACAGCCTTAGTTTGCGTTATGCCCATGAAAAAGACTTAAGAGAGCAAGCGCAGCTACAGAATTTAACTAACCAATTAAACCCGCACTTTCTATTTAACTCCCTCAATACTATTTCAGCGCTAATGGCCACAGACACACAAAAAGCCGATACCATATTGCACAGTTTTTCAGATATTTTAAGGGCCAGTCTCGATATCAAAACACCGCTAATCCCCCTTAATCAGGAAATCGAAACTTGCAAAAAATACCTATCGCTGGAACAAGCCCGCTTCGGCGACAAAATAATCGTCGACTGGCAAATAACAGCCACTTTGGACGCGATTAACATCCCGCCTTTACTGCTTCAGCCTATTTTTGAAAATGCCATAAAACACAATAAAGGCAGCAAGCTTGAAATCAAGGTTGAGATCCATCCAAGCCCTAAGGGCTGCGAAATAAGCATAAGGGATAACGGCAAAGGCTTTTCGCAAAAAGTACTCGACGGCCAGCGTAACGGTCACGGATTAAGCTTGATTGAAAAACGCTTAGCCTTGCATCAACTAGGCGAACTTAAGATAAAAAATGACAATGGAGCAAGTTACCAAATTGCATTGGAGGCCAAATGCTAA
- the rluF gene encoding 23S rRNA pseudouridine(2604) synthase RluF has translation MTDSAIRLNKYISESGICSRRDADRYIEQGNVFINGKRAQVGDHVTAGDKVKVNGHDIEPKDAEDLVFIALNKPVGIVSTTEGTERDNIVDFVNHSTRIFPIGRLDKDSQGLIFLTNNGDLVNKILRAGNNHDKEYVVTVNKPITDSFIKGMAAGVPILGVVTKKCKVEQVAPYAFKIVLVQGLNRQIRRMCEHFGFEVTKLERQQIMNVSLKGLPIGEWRDLDKQELDVLFEMIKDSSSEDKKSVAKKKPKPKPKTESLRDKIEGPEHFMQHNRSTKHKGQAKGAPRGQTKGQAQNGNGKPSPSRKPKR, from the coding sequence GTGACAGATTCAGCAATCCGCCTAAATAAATACATCAGCGAAAGTGGCATTTGCTCAAGACGTGATGCCGACCGTTATATTGAGCAAGGTAATGTATTTATTAACGGTAAGCGTGCCCAGGTAGGCGATCATGTTACCGCTGGCGATAAAGTTAAGGTTAATGGTCACGATATCGAACCTAAGGATGCTGAAGACTTGGTATTTATTGCGCTGAATAAACCAGTGGGCATTGTTAGTACTACAGAAGGAACTGAACGCGACAATATTGTTGATTTTGTTAATCATTCAACACGTATTTTTCCTATTGGTCGGTTAGATAAAGACTCGCAAGGGTTAATCTTTTTGACGAACAACGGTGACTTAGTTAATAAAATCCTCCGGGCAGGCAATAATCACGACAAAGAGTATGTGGTTACGGTTAATAAACCGATTACCGATAGCTTTATTAAAGGTATGGCTGCAGGTGTACCTATTCTTGGTGTAGTAACGAAAAAGTGTAAAGTTGAACAAGTTGCACCTTATGCTTTTAAAATTGTACTTGTACAGGGATTAAATCGCCAAATTCGACGCATGTGTGAGCATTTTGGTTTTGAAGTGACTAAGCTTGAACGCCAACAAATCATGAATGTTAGCCTTAAAGGGTTACCCATTGGTGAGTGGCGCGATTTAGATAAGCAAGAACTCGATGTGTTGTTTGAGATGATAAAAGACTCCTCATCAGAAGATAAAAAGTCTGTGGCCAAGAAAAAGCCAAAACCTAAGCCTAAAACTGAATCATTGCGCGATAAAATTGAAGGGCCAGAACACTTCATGCAGCATAATCGCAGCACAAAACATAAAGGTCAGGCAAAAGGAGCGCCAAGGGGGCAAACTAAAGGCCAGGCACAAAACGGTAACGGTAAACCTAGCCCGTCTAGAAAGCCTAAGCGTTAA
- a CDS encoding LytR/AlgR family response regulator transcription factor, translating to MLSVFIVEDEFHAREKLKLQLSQLPNITLLGEAEQLTDAVERINQLAPNVVFLDIELGEHSGFSLFDNLNIKTQVIFTTAYSDFALKAFDNGAIDYLLKPFNLARLTQALSRIAAKDVQSASAKVRVSAKSGNKTYILEQEDIVFFQTNLNMTIAQTRERNYVIDKTLEQLDLALDSHFLRVHRNAIINTQRVDNLVRLENGNYQIQFIDCDTSVTTSRSGTSKVKQYFNLT from the coding sequence ATGCTAAGCGTATTTATTGTTGAAGACGAGTTTCACGCCCGTGAGAAATTAAAACTGCAGTTATCACAATTGCCTAATATCACTTTATTAGGGGAAGCTGAGCAATTAACAGATGCGGTTGAGCGCATCAACCAGCTAGCACCTAATGTGGTATTTCTGGATATTGAGCTTGGTGAGCACAGTGGCTTTAGCTTGTTCGATAACTTAAATATCAAAACCCAGGTTATCTTTACCACAGCTTACAGTGACTTCGCCCTTAAGGCCTTCGACAATGGCGCAATAGACTATCTGCTAAAGCCATTTAACTTAGCAAGACTCACCCAAGCCTTATCACGCATAGCCGCTAAAGACGTGCAATCAGCGTCAGCTAAAGTGAGGGTCAGTGCAAAATCAGGTAATAAAACCTACATACTCGAACAAGAAGATATCGTCTTTTTTCAAACCAATCTCAATATGACAATCGCTCAAACAAGAGAGAGAAACTATGTCATTGATAAAACATTAGAGCAGCTGGACCTAGCATTAGATAGCCACTTTCTGCGAGTGCACAGAAACGCCATTATCAATACCCAAAGAGTGGATAATCTTGTGAGACTAGAAAACGGCAACTATCAAATTCAGTTTATCGATTGCGATACCAGCGTCACCACCAGCCGCAGCGGTACCAGCAAGGTAAAACAGTATTTCAACCTAACCTAG
- a CDS encoding LysE family translocator, with protein sequence MMIDLALLPVYLTTVIALLLIPGPDMLLIASSSLSYGRKVGVYASLGNATSGLILTLLAAMGVSALVAMNPIALELLRLLGGAYLLKMGWDCMRSLATEAPEIEQQNNLAKLLYRRAVTSNLLNPKALLFFVLFLPQFVSTQLSASSGEQMLALGLLLNVMGLLFNLLLVALVGSLGKPLLNNEKFRTYQNKFMGVIFFALAIWLLSSQI encoded by the coding sequence ATGATGATTGACCTAGCTTTACTGCCTGTTTATTTAACCACTGTTATCGCTCTTCTATTAATACCGGGTCCTGATATGCTATTAATCGCCAGCTCTAGCCTCAGCTATGGCCGCAAAGTGGGTGTATATGCCAGCTTAGGCAATGCAACTTCTGGGCTTATTTTAACCTTGCTTGCGGCCATGGGTGTGTCTGCATTGGTTGCTATGAATCCAATAGCATTAGAGTTATTGCGTTTACTGGGTGGTGCTTATTTACTTAAAATGGGCTGGGACTGTATGCGCAGTCTCGCAACAGAGGCCCCTGAAATAGAGCAGCAAAATAACTTAGCTAAATTGCTTTATCGCCGCGCAGTTACCAGTAACCTTCTTAATCCTAAAGCACTGCTGTTTTTTGTTTTGTTTTTACCGCAGTTTGTCTCTACTCAGCTTAGTGCCAGTTCAGGCGAGCAAATGCTGGCATTAGGGCTATTGCTTAATGTGATGGGATTGTTGTTTAATTTGTTGCTGGTGGCTTTAGTGGGAAGTTTAGGTAAACCCTTGCTGAATAATGAAAAGTTTCGTACATATCAGAACAAGTTTATGGGCGTGATATTTTTTGCTTTGGCGATTTGGTTACTGTCTTCTCAAATATAA
- the cspE gene encoding transcription antiterminator/RNA stability regulator CspE, with product MSKTTGLVKWFNEDKGFGFITPDNGGADVFVHFRSITSDGFKTLAEGQKVSFEVEQGQKGPQAANVTAE from the coding sequence ATGTCTAAAACAACTGGTTTAGTAAAATGGTTTAACGAAGATAAAGGTTTTGGCTTTATTACTCCTGATAACGGCGGCGCGGACGTTTTCGTTCATTTCCGTTCAATCACTTCAGATGGTTTCAAAACTTTAGCTGAAGGCCAAAAAGTATCTTTCGAAGTAGAACAAGGCCAAAAAGGTCCTCAAGCAGCTAACGTTACTGCTGAGTAA
- a CDS encoding Na/Pi symporter, giving the protein MSVSPLPIGNTLRWFSLIASLYLLLLAVAMISTGFKLASGEQAMALFEFASHPVTGLMVGLIATALIQSSSTTTSIIVGLVAGGLPLQIAIPMIMGANIGTTLTNTLVSLGHLRCQHEFRRAFAGATVHDFFNLLAVCIFLPLEIMFGLLEKLSGWIVAPFAAMGSSGSIGFDFIKPMTKPVTEFISSQLQFENPIINGTIVIGLGIFILFFAVLFMGQQLKTLMVGRAETILKTALGRGPGHGIAAGTAVTVLVQSSSTTTSLIVPLIGNNIITLKEAYPFTLGANIGTCITALLAAMAVSGDHAILGLQIAFVHLCFNVLGVLVLYGIPSFRNLPINCAEWLAEKAQNNKLTVVAHIATVFFIIPAALITMTH; this is encoded by the coding sequence ATGAGCGTTTCTCCCTTACCAATTGGCAATACATTGCGTTGGTTCAGTTTAATAGCATCACTGTATTTACTATTGCTTGCTGTCGCAATGATAAGTACAGGTTTTAAATTAGCAAGCGGTGAACAAGCAATGGCATTGTTTGAGTTTGCTTCACACCCTGTAACCGGATTAATGGTCGGTTTAATTGCCACCGCGTTAATCCAATCATCAAGTACTACTACCAGTATTATTGTCGGCTTAGTCGCTGGCGGTTTACCTCTACAAATCGCTATTCCCATGATCATGGGAGCAAATATAGGCACCACCTTAACCAATACCTTAGTTAGCTTAGGACACTTACGTTGTCAGCATGAATTTCGTCGTGCCTTTGCAGGCGCAACCGTGCATGACTTTTTCAATTTACTCGCGGTGTGCATCTTCTTACCATTAGAAATTATGTTTGGCTTACTGGAAAAGTTAAGCGGCTGGATAGTCGCCCCCTTTGCCGCAATGGGCAGTTCTGGCAGCATTGGTTTCGATTTTATCAAACCGATGACAAAGCCTGTAACCGAATTTATTTCCAGCCAACTACAGTTTGAAAACCCAATCATTAATGGCACGATTGTCATTGGATTGGGTATATTCATTTTGTTTTTTGCGGTGTTATTTATGGGGCAGCAACTGAAAACCTTAATGGTTGGACGCGCAGAAACAATCTTAAAAACGGCATTGGGTCGCGGACCTGGTCATGGCATTGCAGCAGGTACAGCTGTTACGGTGCTGGTGCAATCTTCATCCACCACGACAAGTTTGATAGTGCCGCTTATAGGCAACAATATTATTACCCTAAAAGAAGCTTATCCCTTCACCTTAGGCGCGAATATTGGCACCTGTATTACCGCATTACTGGCGGCAATGGCTGTTTCTGGCGATCACGCAATATTGGGATTACAAATAGCATTTGTGCATTTGTGTTTTAACGTATTAGGCGTATTAGTGCTGTACGGTATCCCTTCCTTCCGTAACTTGCCGATTAACTGTGCCGAATGGTTAGCTGAAAAAGCCCAAAATAATAAATTAACTGTAGTGGCTCATATAGCTACAGTCTTCTTTATTATTCCTGCAGCGCTGATTACGATGACGCACTGA
- a CDS encoding PA4780 family RIO1-like protein kinase produces MKIPKRIQPLVEEGLVDEVLSQLMSGKEATVYVVRCGEDIRCAKVYKDVDKRSFKQAVQYQEGRKVRNSRRARAMEKGSKFGRDQQEEAWQNAEVDALYKLADAGVRVPKPYGCYSGVLLMELVTDDDGMVAPRLNDVEMTTEDAIRDHASMIEYTKLMLCAGLVHGDLSEFNVLVDSNGPVIIDLPQAVDAAANNNAEWMFARDVNNMTNYYSQFAPELAVTKYAKEMWALFEAGELTPLSKLTGEFQESEHIADVGAILEEINAAREEEQERLQRIVDANSDQD; encoded by the coding sequence ATGAAAATCCCAAAAAGAATCCAACCTCTGGTTGAAGAAGGCTTGGTGGACGAAGTCCTCAGTCAATTAATGAGTGGCAAAGAAGCTACTGTTTATGTCGTGCGTTGCGGCGAGGATATTCGCTGCGCCAAAGTTTATAAAGATGTAGACAAGCGAAGCTTTAAACAAGCGGTGCAATATCAAGAAGGCCGTAAAGTTCGCAATAGTCGCCGCGCTAGAGCGATGGAAAAGGGATCGAAATTTGGCCGCGACCAACAAGAAGAAGCCTGGCAGAATGCCGAGGTCGATGCACTGTATAAGCTAGCGGATGCAGGCGTACGTGTGCCTAAACCTTATGGCTGCTATTCAGGCGTATTGTTGATGGAATTGGTCACAGATGATGACGGTATGGTAGCACCGCGCCTAAACGACGTTGAAATGACAACCGAGGATGCTATTCGTGATCATGCCAGCATGATTGAATATACTAAGTTAATGTTATGTGCTGGTTTAGTTCATGGTGATTTATCTGAATTTAATGTACTGGTAGATAGTAACGGACCTGTCATTATTGACTTACCTCAAGCTGTTGATGCGGCCGCCAATAACAATGCAGAATGGATGTTTGCCCGCGATGTAAACAACATGACCAACTACTATAGTCAATTCGCTCCAGAGCTTGCCGTGACTAAGTATGCCAAAGAAATGTGGGCATTATTTGAAGCGGGAGAGTTAACTCCTCTTTCGAAACTGACCGGCGAATTCCAAGAAAGTGAGCATATTGCCGATGTGGGTGCCATTCTTGAGGAAATTAATGCTGCTAGGGAAGAAGAACAAGAACGTTTACAGCGAATTGTAGACGCAAATTCTGATCAAGACTAG
- a CDS encoding ribosome recycling factor family protein, protein MDEPITISLPSLIHRIEGNNVKHAKAIALQSGCELKRVRRSRNWLIIGSAIQVQSFSMRLKTEQAEAFGYLIQKIDTGLLGHADKLESLENKLKRLIIQSPNITLSELMQITDCTVAEARVARFNADLY, encoded by the coding sequence ATGGATGAACCGATCACTATTTCACTGCCTTCACTTATTCATCGAATAGAGGGAAACAATGTTAAGCATGCTAAAGCTATAGCCTTGCAATCTGGTTGTGAGCTTAAACGTGTGCGTCGTTCGAGGAACTGGCTGATAATAGGTTCGGCGATTCAGGTGCAATCATTTTCAATGCGATTAAAAACAGAGCAGGCTGAGGCGTTTGGTTATTTAATCCAAAAAATTGATACAGGCTTACTAGGTCATGCTGACAAGTTAGAATCGTTAGAAAACAAGCTTAAACGTTTAATCATCCAAAGCCCCAATATCACCTTAAGTGAATTAATGCAGATCACCGATTGCACTGTAGCTGAAGCAAGAGTTGCCCGTTTTAATGCTGATTTATATTAA
- a CDS encoding methyl-accepting chemotaxis protein, with amino-acid sequence MKEVDFRSIDKIFIKMSINDKFWVIFGVFALAIISLATFRYQDNINLIEQQSQFMLESQLKGILQATDGAEQTDKLDKLNIQTTGLSQSSRNRDSITAVMRATSGENYALTEAVANQEAAAKSDALTSAFLTLLWLLPFGLITYWNATFIGGALWVLWNTTENIGKGNLTSRLGFHPGRDEFGTIGCALDKAMDTLSELVTTVKANAKTLNSTSNSFANVNHESELQIDHQYSSLDSVATAMEEMTASAAEVSSISQKSVSQVEQNSKSISQSFERVQKAISEIEQLSVLIEQTSESVNTLKTNAVNINDVITTINAISQQTNLLALNAAIEAARAGEMGRGFAVVADEVRTLASRTQAATVEIHTMIENLQSETNNMDRITQNTVKQAQTSSELVSLIGTDVSSINESSQVVIDMSFQIAASSQQQSAVANDIASELSDIRQKANTIKDLAKQSSNSVKDLSKASESLGKILEHYHTA; translated from the coding sequence ATGAAAGAAGTTGATTTTCGTAGTATTGATAAAATATTTATTAAAATGTCTATTAATGACAAATTTTGGGTCATATTTGGTGTCTTTGCACTTGCAATAATCAGCCTAGCGACTTTTCGTTATCAAGACAATATCAACCTAATAGAGCAGCAGTCACAATTTATGCTTGAAAGCCAATTAAAAGGTATTTTGCAAGCGACTGATGGTGCTGAACAAACAGATAAGTTAGATAAATTAAATATTCAAACCACAGGCTTATCTCAGTCAAGCCGTAACCGAGACTCCATCACTGCTGTTATGCGTGCAACATCTGGTGAGAATTACGCTTTGACTGAAGCTGTTGCCAATCAAGAAGCCGCAGCTAAAAGTGATGCGTTAACGAGTGCGTTTTTAACCCTGTTATGGCTATTGCCTTTCGGGTTAATTACTTACTGGAATGCTACCTTTATTGGCGGGGCGCTTTGGGTGCTTTGGAATACGACCGAAAACATTGGCAAGGGTAATCTTACCTCTCGATTAGGTTTCCATCCTGGCAGGGATGAGTTTGGTACCATTGGTTGTGCACTTGATAAAGCCATGGATACATTAAGTGAACTGGTCACTACAGTTAAAGCGAATGCTAAAACATTAAACAGTACTTCAAATTCGTTTGCCAATGTAAACCATGAAAGCGAATTGCAAATTGATCACCAGTATTCATCTCTTGATTCGGTTGCTACGGCAATGGAGGAAATGACAGCTTCTGCTGCCGAGGTGTCTAGCATCTCGCAGAAATCAGTCAGTCAAGTTGAGCAAAACTCAAAATCTATTAGTCAAAGCTTTGAGCGAGTCCAAAAAGCGATTAGTGAGATTGAGCAATTATCAGTGCTTATTGAGCAAACCTCTGAGTCAGTTAATACGCTAAAAACAAACGCGGTTAATATTAATGATGTCATCACTACTATTAATGCTATTTCCCAGCAAACTAATTTATTGGCGTTAAATGCTGCTATTGAAGCTGCGCGCGCAGGCGAAATGGGGCGTGGTTTTGCGGTAGTGGCCGATGAAGTCCGTACCCTAGCCAGTAGAACTCAGGCTGCAACGGTAGAAATTCATACTATGATTGAAAACTTACAATCAGAAACCAACAATATGGACCGTATTACTCAGAATACTGTTAAACAAGCACAAACCAGTAGCGAGCTTGTGAGTCTTATTGGTACCGATGTCAGTTCAATTAACGAATCTTCTCAAGTCGTCATCGATATGAGCTTCCAGATTGCAGCGTCATCACAGCAGCAAAGTGCAGTCGCAAATGATATTGCATCGGAGCTAAGTGATATCCGTCAAAAAGCCAATACAATTAAAGACCTGGCAAAGCAGTCGTCAAATAGTGTTAAAGATTTATCTAAAGCATCAGAAAGTTTAGGTAAAATTTTAGAGCATTACCACACAGCATAG
- a CDS encoding substrate-binding periplasmic protein, translating into MILKNTLLFTLLFCCQSYIVWGQNAESICSEPIKVGFNDWAPYSWVDASGNAVGLDIDMLTLVANNLGCQVNFIHMPIKRAHQMLKAGTLDMMMGASYTKEREKYAFFSQSYRDEEIRLFTKADTLPQISIEKWQDIFSQKLTLLVPTYGWYGKDYLQSKAELQNQGLLVISQDAAQSVRMLAYKRGDILIGDSISLPYIANQSENLALEPLPLLVDSNKIHFMLSKQTKSSGLLQEINNAISTLSNRGALAKVVNKWQNISVAQTPKTSTEEPIQAPAVIDNHGAFNYTGQGQLSR; encoded by the coding sequence ATGATATTGAAAAATACATTGTTATTTACTCTGCTATTCTGTTGCCAGTCTTACATTGTTTGGGGGCAAAATGCAGAATCAATTTGTTCTGAACCGATAAAAGTCGGCTTTAATGATTGGGCACCCTACTCTTGGGTTGATGCCTCAGGTAATGCTGTCGGACTCGATATCGACATGCTTACTCTTGTTGCTAATAATCTTGGCTGCCAAGTAAACTTTATCCACATGCCGATTAAGCGTGCTCACCAAATGTTAAAGGCTGGCACCTTAGACATGATGATGGGAGCCAGCTACACAAAAGAGCGAGAGAAGTATGCCTTTTTTAGCCAATCATACAGAGATGAAGAAATAAGATTGTTTACCAAGGCAGATACCTTACCTCAAATTAGTATAGAAAAATGGCAGGATATTTTTAGTCAGAAGTTAACGCTGTTAGTGCCTACCTATGGCTGGTATGGGAAAGACTATTTACAGTCAAAAGCAGAATTACAAAATCAGGGCTTATTAGTTATTAGCCAGGATGCGGCACAATCGGTAAGGATGCTCGCCTATAAAAGAGGCGATATTCTGATCGGCGACTCCATTTCTTTACCTTACATAGCGAATCAATCAGAGAATCTTGCACTAGAACCATTACCTCTTCTTGTAGACAGCAATAAAATTCATTTCATGTTAAGTAAACAAACAAAAAGCTCTGGCTTATTACAGGAAATAAACAATGCCATCTCAACCCTATCAAACCGCGGGGCATTAGCAAAGGTGGTTAACAAATGGCAGAATATTTCTGTCGCACAAACCCCAAAAACATCTACTGAAGAACCAATCCAAGCACCTGCTGTTATAGACAATCATGGTGCTTTCAATTATACGGGCCAAGGGCAGCTAAGCCGTTAG